Proteins encoded within one genomic window of Candidatus Methylomirabilota bacterium:
- a CDS encoding ATP-binding protein, with protein sequence MADVTLELIHRLANVLLGVSALTVAALIVVEIGRRPTRRREPLGIAFCIVFLAIGLRAAVRVTFEQVSSVPREAAATVVAIDALAAGATLACLALRRRYGVFIESADIVREYETEYAAKEREAHGLAQVNEELRRLDELKSEFLAMVSHELRTPLTAIVGYGRLLLRQVHGPLNAKQLEHQEAIFRSAQRLTDLINDLLDVSRLEAARIELHPRPTDARQVTDQVIAAVHVAAQAKQIHLLNKLGDSLPLVQADQPRLHQILVNLVANAIKFTPPGGTVRIRGDRHNDQVWIAVEDTGVGIAREELARIWDPFYQVESPMRRRHGGSGLGLAIVRRLVELHGGLVRAESEGAGHGSRFSFTLPIATEALRPEGAPEPEAALEPVLAGREVLIVEDDEASQALMRSVVEDVLGGRARVCADGEEAVREAIERPPALLLLDLMLPRLSGWEVARRLRQHPATRGLLIIAVSALARPQEREAALRAGCDAYISKPFLPDELARVVTTTLLSEGVAWR encoded by the coding sequence ATGGCCGACGTCACGCTCGAGCTGATCCATCGCCTCGCCAACGTCCTGCTCGGCGTCTCGGCGCTGACCGTCGCCGCGCTCATCGTCGTCGAGATCGGGCGCCGCCCCACGCGCCGGCGCGAGCCGCTGGGTATCGCGTTCTGCATCGTCTTTCTGGCCATCGGTCTGCGGGCCGCCGTGCGAGTCACGTTCGAGCAGGTCTCCAGCGTACCGCGCGAGGCTGCGGCCACGGTGGTGGCGATCGACGCCCTGGCGGCGGGAGCGACGCTGGCGTGCCTGGCCCTGCGGCGCCGGTACGGCGTGTTCATCGAGAGCGCCGACATCGTCCGCGAGTACGAGACGGAGTATGCGGCGAAGGAGCGGGAGGCCCACGGCCTGGCCCAGGTCAACGAGGAGCTGCGGCGGCTCGACGAGCTGAAGTCGGAGTTCCTGGCCATGGTCAGCCACGAGCTGCGCACGCCGCTCACCGCGATCGTCGGCTACGGCCGCTTGCTGCTGCGGCAGGTGCACGGACCGCTCAACGCCAAGCAGCTCGAGCACCAGGAGGCGATCTTTCGCAGCGCCCAGCGGCTCACCGATCTCATCAACGACCTCCTGGACGTCTCGCGCCTGGAGGCGGCGCGGATCGAGCTGCATCCGCGCCCCACCGACGCGCGGCAGGTCACCGACCAGGTGATTGCGGCCGTCCACGTGGCCGCCCAGGCCAAGCAGATCCATCTCCTGAACAAGCTGGGTGACTCGCTGCCGCTGGTGCAGGCGGATCAGCCGCGCCTGCACCAGATCCTGGTCAACCTCGTCGCCAACGCGATCAAGTTCACGCCGCCGGGCGGCACCGTCCGCATCCGCGGAGACCGCCACAACGACCAGGTCTGGATCGCGGTCGAGGACACGGGGGTGGGCATCGCGCGCGAGGAGCTGGCGCGCATCTGGGATCCTTTCTACCAGGTCGAGTCGCCGATGCGCCGGCGGCACGGCGGCTCGGGGCTGGGCCTGGCCATCGTGCGCCGTCTGGTGGAGCTGCACGGGGGGCTGGTGCGCGCCGAGAGCGAAGGCGCGGGCCACGGTAGCCGCTTCAGCTTCACGCTGCCGATCGCCACCGAGGCGCTCAGGCCGGAGGGCGCGCCCGAGCCGGAGGCCGCGCTGGAGCCGGTGCTGGCCGGGCGCGAGGTGCTGATCGTCGAGGACGACGAGGCGAGCCAGGCCCTGATGCGCTCGGTCGTGGAGGACGTGCTCGGCGGCCGGGCACGGGTCTGCGCCGACGGCGAGGAGGCGGTCAGGGAGGCCATCGAGCGGCCCCCCGCGCTCCTCCTGCTCGATCTCATGCTGCCGCGCCTGTCGGGGTGGGAGGTCGCGCGGCGGCTTCGCCAGCACCCGGCCACCCGCGGCCTGCTCATCATCGCGGTCTCGGCCCTGGCCCGGCCGCAGGAGCGCGAGGCCGCGCTCCGCGCCGGCTGCGACGCTTACATCAGCAAGCCCTTCCTGCCCGACGAGCTGGCTCGGGTCGTCACGACCACGCTCCTCAGCGAGGGGGTGGCGTGGCGATGA
- a CDS encoding HlyD family secretion protein — translation MNRRAVVLAFALVAVAGLAWAGYAWYRSRLTVFTDDAYIESAIAPVSAKVPGQVVDILVRDNQAVTAGQVLVRIDDRDWRAKAEQARAAVLIAERRHRAAVERVALGREMAASQMTQAQAATLRAEAARSSAVSVLESSRAAAHARRAALASTAAERVRAQAMRDRAAQDLARARELFAKELVAREFVDHAEAEARAAEAQLTVAEERVTQARRDLETAEADARMREAGFEPQQIGLKTAEARAVEAKAQAIQAEALLQEVRVREAERDLAQAQLKEAQAELALALLNLEHAEIRAPTAGLVSRKNVEPGQVVQVGQPLLAVVGLHDVWVIANFKETQLGRVRPGMRVDVVVDTFADRRYIGTVDSIAAGTGSRFSLLPPENATGNWVKVVQRVPVKITLDPKESSNPHTLRAGMSVAVTIHLR, via the coding sequence GTGAATCGCCGCGCCGTCGTGCTCGCGTTCGCGCTCGTCGCCGTCGCGGGCCTGGCCTGGGCGGGCTACGCCTGGTACCGATCGCGCCTCACCGTGTTCACGGACGACGCCTACATCGAGAGCGCCATCGCGCCCGTGAGTGCAAAAGTTCCCGGCCAGGTGGTGGACATCCTGGTCCGGGACAATCAGGCGGTCACCGCCGGCCAGGTGCTGGTCCGGATCGACGACCGCGATTGGCGCGCCAAGGCCGAGCAGGCCCGCGCGGCCGTGCTCATCGCCGAGCGTCGCCACCGGGCCGCCGTGGAGCGCGTGGCGCTGGGGCGCGAGATGGCGGCGAGCCAGATGACCCAGGCGCAGGCGGCGACGCTCCGTGCGGAGGCGGCGCGGTCGTCGGCGGTCAGTGTGCTGGAGTCCAGTCGCGCGGCCGCCCATGCGCGGCGCGCTGCGCTGGCCTCCACGGCGGCCGAACGCGTCCGGGCGCAGGCGATGCGCGACCGGGCCGCGCAGGACCTCGCGCGCGCCCGCGAGCTGTTCGCCAAGGAGCTGGTGGCGCGCGAGTTCGTCGATCACGCCGAGGCCGAGGCGCGGGCCGCCGAGGCGCAGCTCACGGTTGCCGAGGAGCGGGTGACGCAGGCCCGGCGCGATCTGGAAACCGCCGAGGCCGACGCCCGCATGCGCGAGGCGGGGTTCGAGCCGCAGCAGATCGGGCTCAAGACCGCCGAGGCGCGCGCCGTGGAGGCCAAGGCCCAGGCCATCCAGGCCGAGGCCCTCCTGCAGGAGGTGCGCGTCCGCGAAGCCGAGCGGGACCTGGCCCAGGCGCAGCTGAAGGAGGCCCAAGCCGAGCTGGCGCTGGCGCTGCTCAACCTCGAGCACGCCGAGATCCGCGCGCCCACCGCCGGCCTGGTCTCCCGCAAGAACGTCGAGCCCGGCCAGGTGGTCCAGGTGGGCCAGCCGCTGCTCGCCGTCGTCGGGCTGCACGACGTCTGGGTCATCGCCAACTTCAAGGAGACGCAGCTCGGCCGGGTGCGGCCCGGGATGCGCGTCGACGTCGTCGTCGACACCTTCGCCGATCGCCGGTACATCGGCACCGTCGATTCCATCGCCGCGGGGACGGGCTCGCGCTTCTCGCTGCTTCCGCCGGAGAACGCGACCGGCAACTGGGTCAAGGTGGTCCAGCGCGTCCCCGTGAAGATCACGCTCGATCCCAAGGAATCGTCCAATCCGCACACCCTGCGGGCGGGGATGTCGGTGGCGGTGACGATCCACCTCCGGTAG
- a CDS encoding alpha/beta fold hydrolase — MTEERHTVPVAGGALALVLHLPQRKERVPCVVACHGLRASKDSDKYLLLGAELPAAGLALARFDFRGCGESSGAEEETTVGTRLEDARAVLKYLPFHRRLSGRFGLLGSSMGGYVALHLAAERGDGTPVVTWNAPSNLDDLMDTMDKDAPGLGSPFFRELTARLFTEAPAGVARHLIIQAEADDVVPVDHGATLYARAAEPCDLAIILDADHRLTDLAHRQEAVARSLEWFQRFLGKSP; from the coding sequence ATGACCGAAGAGCGCCACACGGTCCCGGTGGCCGGGGGCGCGCTGGCGCTGGTCCTCCACCTCCCCCAGAGGAAAGAACGGGTGCCCTGCGTGGTGGCCTGCCACGGTCTCCGGGCCTCCAAGGACAGCGACAAGTATCTCCTCCTGGGCGCCGAGCTCCCGGCCGCCGGTCTCGCGCTGGCGCGCTTCGACTTCCGGGGCTGCGGCGAGTCCTCCGGGGCCGAGGAGGAGACCACGGTAGGCACGCGGCTGGAGGACGCCCGCGCGGTGCTCAAGTACCTGCCCTTCCACCGGAGGCTGAGCGGGCGCTTCGGCCTTCTCGGCTCCAGCATGGGCGGGTACGTGGCGCTGCACCTGGCCGCCGAGCGCGGCGACGGCACGCCGGTCGTCACCTGGAACGCTCCGTCGAATCTCGACGACCTCATGGACACGATGGACAAGGACGCGCCCGGTCTGGGCTCGCCCTTCTTCCGGGAGCTGACGGCGCGGCTGTTCACCGAGGCGCCCGCCGGCGTGGCCCGGCATCTGATCATCCAGGCCGAGGCCGACGACGTCGTGCCGGTGGATCACGGCGCCACCCTCTACGCGCGCGCCGCCGAGCCCTGCGACCTCGCCATCATCCTCGACGCCGACCATCGCCTCACCGACCTGGCCCACCGCCAGGAGGCGGTGGCGCGGAGCCTCGAATGGTTCCAGCGGTTTCTCGGGAAGAGCCCGTGA
- a CDS encoding TatD family hydrolase, with amino-acid sequence MIIDTHCHLYDPAFADVRETLRQALTHDVWGVVAVGCDPESNERTLAAAAVVPKAVWAALGFHPDWTRLTDADLERVEQQLRDHHSRIVALGEVGLPWYSLEGAADPTELMTSGRRRLDRLLTLAVRYDLAVALHAPHGAAVGALEALRRHGIERAVFHWHKAPADVTQAIVDAGYFVSVTPEVVHRDRDREMVAAVPLDALLVESDAPWKYRGEFEGLPSGPWFAGRVGEEIAKIKQLPVEDVMFRLSSNACRLFDLVWI; translated from the coding sequence ATGATCATCGACACGCACTGTCATCTGTACGATCCCGCCTTCGCCGACGTCCGCGAGACGCTGCGGCAGGCCCTCACCCACGACGTTTGGGGCGTCGTCGCGGTCGGCTGCGACCCGGAGTCGAACGAGCGAACTCTGGCGGCGGCGGCGGTGGTGCCCAAGGCGGTGTGGGCGGCGCTCGGCTTTCATCCCGACTGGACGCGCCTGACCGACGCCGACCTCGAGCGGGTCGAGCAGCAGCTGCGCGATCACCATTCCCGGATCGTCGCCCTGGGCGAAGTCGGTCTGCCCTGGTACTCCCTGGAGGGGGCAGCCGACCCGACCGAGCTGATGACGAGTGGCCGCCGGCGGCTCGACCGCCTGCTGACGCTGGCGGTCCGGTACGACCTGGCGGTGGCGCTCCATGCGCCGCACGGCGCCGCGGTGGGCGCGCTGGAGGCGCTCCGGCGCCACGGGATCGAGCGGGCGGTCTTCCACTGGCACAAGGCGCCGGCCGACGTGACGCAGGCGATCGTTGACGCGGGCTACTTCGTCTCGGTCACGCCCGAGGTCGTCCATCGAGACCGCGACCGCGAGATGGTCGCCGCGGTGCCGCTGGATGCGCTGCTCGTCGAGAGCGACGCCCCCTGGAAGTATCGGGGCGAGTTCGAGGGGCTGCCGTCGGGGCCGTGGTTCGCCGGGCGGGTGGGTGAGGAGATCGCCAAGATCAAACAGCTACCGGTCGAGGACGTGATGTTCCGCCTCTCGTCCAACGCCTGCCGTCTGTTCGATCTCGTGTGGATCTGA
- a CDS encoding TldD/PmbA family protein, whose amino-acid sequence MSQLSSDLLVSVLKRATARGATAADAFLVEERRFSATVRLGEVDTVTHSHEQRLSLRVFAGTASAAASTSDLSPESLGRVVDEATRLARITAEDPHAGLPDPAELIDRVPDLGLRDASGHDLTPEEKIEIARRAEAAALAADPRITNSEGAEHWDRQARYAYATSSGFARAYATSSFGITVSPVAARNGEMQRDTWYSMARQRAGLEDPAAVGRMAAARALQRLGARKVKTVEVPVIFDPETAASLVRALASAASGPSLYRRASFLCDRLGSRIAAPSVTIVDDGLIAGALGSRPFDGEGLPVRRTVVVREGVLESYLLDTYGARKLGLASTHHAVRDGSGVTVGTTNLTLRPGTTPPAELIASVTEGFYVTELIGFGVNGVTGDYSRGAVGHWIENGRLAYPVEEVTVAGNLLEMFDAVDGVGNDLVLRDRTASPTLKIARMVVAGN is encoded by the coding sequence GTGAGCCAGCTCAGCAGCGACCTGCTCGTCTCGGTGCTCAAGCGCGCCACCGCGCGGGGCGCCACCGCCGCCGACGCCTTCCTCGTGGAGGAGCGCCGCTTCAGCGCCACCGTTCGGCTGGGCGAGGTGGACACGGTGACGCACTCGCACGAGCAGCGGCTGTCCCTGCGCGTCTTCGCCGGCACGGCCTCTGCCGCCGCGTCGACCTCCGACCTGTCGCCGGAGTCGCTCGGGCGGGTGGTGGACGAGGCGACGCGCCTGGCCCGCATCACCGCCGAGGATCCGCACGCCGGCCTTCCCGATCCCGCCGAGCTGATCGATCGCGTGCCCGACCTGGGTCTGCGCGATGCCTCGGGGCACGACCTCACGCCCGAGGAGAAGATCGAGATCGCGCGCCGGGCCGAGGCGGCGGCGCTGGCCGCCGATCCGCGGATCACCAACTCCGAAGGCGCGGAGCACTGGGATCGCCAGGCGCGGTACGCGTACGCGACCTCGTCCGGGTTCGCGCGCGCCTACGCGACCTCGAGCTTCGGCATCACCGTCTCGCCGGTCGCCGCCCGGAACGGAGAGATGCAGCGCGACACCTGGTACTCGATGGCCCGCCAGCGGGCGGGGCTGGAGGATCCCGCGGCGGTGGGCCGGATGGCGGCGGCGCGCGCGCTCCAGCGGCTGGGGGCCCGCAAGGTGAAGACCGTGGAGGTCCCCGTCATCTTCGATCCCGAGACGGCCGCCAGCCTCGTCCGGGCGCTGGCCTCGGCCGCCAGCGGGCCGAGTCTCTACCGGCGCGCCTCGTTCCTCTGCGACCGGCTGGGCTCGCGCATCGCCGCTCCGTCGGTGACGATCGTCGACGACGGACTGATCGCAGGCGCGCTGGGCTCGCGGCCGTTCGACGGCGAGGGGCTGCCGGTGCGGCGGACGGTCGTCGTCCGGGAGGGCGTGCTGGAGTCGTATCTGCTCGACACCTACGGCGCCCGCAAGCTCGGCCTGGCCTCCACGCACCACGCCGTGCGGGACGGCAGCGGCGTCACCGTGGGGACGACCAACCTCACGCTGCGCCCGGGAACGACGCCGCCCGCGGAGCTGATCGCGTCGGTGACGGAAGGCTTCTACGTCACGGAGCTGATCGGCTTCGGCGTCAACGGCGTCACCGGCGACTACTCGCGGGGCGCCGTGGGCCACTGGATCGAGAACGGCCGGCTCGCCTATCCGGTCGAGGAGGTCACCGTCGCCGGGAATCTCCTGGAGATGTTCGACGCGGTCGACGGGGTGGGCAACGACCTCGTGCTCCGCGACCGCACCGCCTCGCCCACGCTCAAGATCGCCCGCATGGTGGTCGCCGGGAACTAA
- the tldD gene encoding metalloprotease TldD, with translation MTDLVHVRPERFFADRFDVTPGLIDRLIGSALKGRVDDADIYLEYCINEELVLEEGTVKKASRHVSQGAGVRAQAGARTGYAHTDDISLGNLEEAARQARAIASQASASAVVAVPSGRPHDLYTLPEPPIATDLTRKLDLLRSVDRAARAADARVKQVIASLTSEDAVMLIATAAGWTVGDIRPLTRLNVTVIAEEGGKREIGAYGGGGRVGFDFFLERERWQRFAAEAARQATLKLRAVGAPAGAMTVVLGPGWPGILLHEAVGHGLEGDFNRKGVSAFAGRMGQKVASELVTVVDDGTIPNRRGSLNVDDEGTPTGRTVLIDRGVLCGYMQDKLNARLMGMQPTGNGRRESYACPPMPRMTNTFMLAGEDDPEDIIRSVTYGLYAVSFGGGQVDITSGKFVFSASEAYLVEDGRITAPVKGATLIGNGPEALTRVTRVGHDLQLDEGIGTCGKDGQSVPVGVGLPTIRIDGMTVGGTQV, from the coding sequence ATGACTGACCTCGTGCATGTCCGGCCGGAGCGCTTCTTTGCCGACCGGTTCGACGTCACGCCGGGCCTCATCGACCGCCTGATCGGCTCGGCGCTCAAGGGCAGGGTGGACGATGCTGACATCTACCTCGAGTACTGTATCAACGAAGAGCTCGTACTCGAGGAAGGGACCGTAAAGAAGGCCTCCCGGCACGTGAGCCAGGGGGCCGGGGTTCGGGCCCAGGCGGGCGCCCGGACCGGCTACGCCCATACCGACGACATCTCGCTGGGGAACCTCGAGGAGGCGGCGCGCCAGGCCCGGGCCATCGCCTCGCAGGCGAGCGCCTCGGCGGTCGTGGCGGTGCCGAGCGGACGACCGCACGACCTCTATACGCTGCCCGAGCCTCCCATCGCCACGGACCTCACGCGCAAGCTGGATCTGCTGAGATCGGTGGACCGGGCGGCTCGCGCCGCCGACGCGCGGGTCAAGCAGGTGATCGCGAGCCTCACCAGCGAGGATGCGGTCATGCTGATCGCCACCGCCGCGGGCTGGACGGTGGGGGACATCCGCCCGCTCACCCGCCTCAACGTGACGGTCATCGCCGAGGAAGGGGGAAAGCGCGAGATCGGCGCGTACGGAGGCGGCGGCCGCGTCGGCTTCGACTTCTTCCTCGAGCGGGAGCGCTGGCAGCGGTTCGCTGCCGAGGCCGCGCGACAGGCGACGCTGAAGCTTCGGGCCGTCGGCGCGCCCGCGGGAGCGATGACGGTGGTGCTCGGCCCCGGCTGGCCCGGGATTCTCCTCCACGAAGCGGTCGGGCACGGGCTGGAGGGCGACTTCAACCGCAAGGGCGTGTCCGCCTTCGCGGGGCGCATGGGCCAGAAGGTCGCCTCGGAGCTGGTCACCGTCGTGGACGACGGCACCATCCCCAACCGGCGCGGCTCGCTGAACGTGGACGACGAGGGCACGCCCACCGGGCGCACCGTCCTCATCGACCGGGGCGTTCTCTGCGGCTACATGCAGGACAAGCTCAACGCGCGCCTCATGGGCATGCAGCCGACGGGCAACGGCCGCCGCGAGTCCTACGCCTGTCCGCCGATGCCCCGCATGACGAACACCTTCATGCTGGCCGGGGAAGACGACCCCGAGGACATCATCCGCTCGGTGACGTACGGTCTCTACGCCGTCTCCTTCGGCGGCGGGCAAGTGGACATCACCAGCGGCAAGTTCGTCTTCTCCGCCAGCGAGGCCTACCTCGTCGAGGACGGGCGCATCACCGCGCCCGTAAAGGGCGCCACGCTCATCGGCAACGGCCCCGAGGCGCTCACACGCGTGACGCGCGTGGGGCACGACCTGCAGCTCGACGAAGGCATCGGCACCTGCGGCAAGGACGGCCAGTCGGTGCCGGTCGGCGTGGGCCTGCCGACGATCCGCATCGACGGCATGACGGTGGGAGGCACCCAGGTGTGA
- a CDS encoding cobalamin-binding protein, with translation MYGKTSIDFPRRIVCLTAETAEIAHLVGAGDRVVGVPGTAHRPEAAREKAKVGGFTTFRVDKIFALEPDLVLGFSDLQKDIVRDLIASGVTVLCTNQRSFDDVLRAILLIGGALGCQERARELIQDIRDEVKQIREYSAVWPDRPRVYFEEWPDPPIVGIRWVSELVEIAGGRDVFAELRDRPQAQGRIVSPDEVVARDPQIILASWCGKPLDRQAVARRPGWDGITAVKLGQIHEIDGGDILSPGPSLMVGLRLIHEIIQRFQAAR, from the coding sequence GTGTACGGCAAGACCTCGATCGACTTTCCCCGCCGCATCGTCTGCCTGACGGCGGAGACGGCGGAGATCGCCCACCTAGTCGGCGCGGGCGATCGCGTGGTGGGGGTGCCGGGGACGGCGCACCGCCCGGAGGCGGCGCGCGAAAAAGCGAAGGTCGGGGGCTTCACCACGTTCCGCGTCGACAAGATCTTCGCCCTCGAGCCCGACCTCGTGCTCGGCTTCTCCGATCTCCAGAAGGACATCGTGCGCGACCTGATCGCCAGCGGCGTCACCGTCCTCTGCACGAATCAGCGCTCGTTCGACGACGTCCTGCGCGCCATCCTCCTGATCGGGGGCGCGCTGGGGTGCCAGGAGCGGGCGCGGGAGCTGATCCAGGACATCCGCGACGAGGTCAAGCAGATCCGCGAGTACTCCGCCGTCTGGCCCGATCGTCCCCGCGTCTACTTCGAGGAGTGGCCGGATCCGCCCATCGTCGGCATCCGCTGGGTCTCCGAGCTGGTCGAGATCGCGGGGGGGCGGGATGTCTTCGCCGAGCTCCGCGACCGGCCGCAGGCCCAGGGCCGGATCGTGAGCCCCGATGAGGTCGTCGCGCGCGATCCCCAGATCATCCTCGCCTCGTGGTGCGGCAAGCCCCTCGACCGCCAGGCGGTCGCGCGCCGTCCCGGCTGGGACGGGATCACGGCGGTCAAGCTGGGCCAGATCCACGAGATCGACGGCGGCGACATTCTCTCGCCGGGGCCCTCGCTGATGGTCGGGCTGCGGCTGATCCACGAAATCATCCAGCGCTTCCAGGCCGCCAGATAG
- a CDS encoding amidohydrolase, protein MTKDDLKRRVWQAIDRHGEEIIGLGEQIRRHPELGFKEVKTARLVEDTLSRLGLKPRAGLALTGVRADLVGKAGAGPTFALLAELDALVVAGHPGADPETGAAHACGHNAQVAGLLGCAMGLSDAQAMEHLAGRVVLFAVPAEEYGDVEWRVRQARQGKLEFLGGKPELLRLGHFDDVDLAMMIHATARPEDGKAGVPQSNNGCVVKTVRYIGRAAHAGGAPHLGINALYAAQIGLTAINAIRETFRDEDTIRVHPIITHGGSQVNVIPGEVRIETYVRGRTVEAILEAERRVDRALRAGALALGAKVEIETLPGYLPMQCDATMAQYFKQNAVTLVGEEHYKQIGHRTGSTDMGDLSQVMPVLHPYIGGARGTGHGPDYEIVDKSLAYVTPAKALAAMVIDMLADGATGAREVLQTAKPPMTREGYLTFQRSVARRELYEG, encoded by the coding sequence ATGACGAAGGACGACCTGAAGCGTCGGGTGTGGCAGGCGATCGATCGACACGGCGAAGAGATCATCGGGCTCGGCGAGCAGATCCGGCGCCACCCCGAGCTCGGCTTCAAGGAAGTCAAGACGGCCCGGCTCGTGGAGGACACGTTGAGCCGGCTCGGGCTCAAGCCCAGGGCCGGTCTGGCGCTGACGGGCGTTCGCGCCGACCTCGTGGGCAAGGCGGGAGCAGGCCCCACGTTCGCGCTCCTGGCCGAGCTGGACGCCCTGGTCGTGGCGGGCCATCCCGGAGCGGATCCCGAAACGGGCGCCGCCCATGCCTGCGGCCACAACGCCCAGGTGGCCGGTCTGCTGGGCTGCGCGATGGGGCTCAGCGACGCCCAGGCCATGGAGCACCTCGCCGGCCGGGTCGTCTTGTTCGCCGTGCCTGCCGAGGAGTACGGGGACGTGGAATGGCGCGTGAGACAGGCGCGGCAGGGGAAGCTGGAATTTCTCGGAGGCAAGCCCGAGCTGCTCCGGCTCGGCCACTTCGACGACGTCGACCTCGCGATGATGATCCACGCCACTGCGCGTCCCGAGGACGGCAAGGCCGGCGTGCCGCAGTCGAACAACGGCTGCGTCGTCAAGACGGTCCGCTACATCGGCCGGGCCGCCCACGCCGGAGGCGCCCCCCACCTGGGGATCAACGCGCTCTACGCGGCGCAGATCGGGCTCACGGCCATCAACGCGATCCGCGAGACCTTCCGGGACGAGGACACGATCCGCGTCCACCCGATCATCACCCACGGCGGCTCGCAGGTGAACGTCATCCCGGGCGAGGTGCGAATCGAAACCTACGTCCGCGGCCGGACGGTGGAGGCGATCCTCGAGGCCGAGCGCAGGGTCGATCGCGCGCTGCGCGCGGGGGCGCTGGCCCTCGGCGCCAAGGTGGAGATCGAGACGCTGCCGGGCTACCTGCCGATGCAGTGCGATGCCACCATGGCGCAATACTTTAAACAGAACGCCGTCACGCTGGTCGGCGAGGAGCACTACAAGCAGATCGGCCACCGCACGGGCTCCACGGACATGGGCGATCTCTCCCAGGTGATGCCCGTGCTCCATCCTTATATCGGCGGCGCGCGCGGCACCGGGCACGGCCCCGACTACGAGATCGTCGACAAGTCGCTGGCCTACGTCACGCCGGCCAAGGCGCTCGCTGCGATGGTCATCGACATGCTGGCGGACGGCGCGACCGGCGCCCGCGAGGTCCTCCAGACCGCCAAGCCGCCCATGACGCGCGAGGGGTACCTCACCTTCCAGCGGTCCGTGGCCCGGCGGGAGCTCTACGAGGGCTGA
- the thiO gene encoding glycine oxidase ThiO, with protein MKVVVVGGGVIGCATAWELAKAGCAVVLLERATPGAEASGAAAGLLAPLGESSATGFRELAVTSWRLYPAVVHELRERTGIDVEYVTRGTIYPLATVHDVRETQSRAQEALGREFGIEAWDSGEVHAREPALSAKVSGAMFVRGDHWVNNQRLVVAYAQAAVAAGVALIAGCGVSRLVVEDGHARAVVADGERFDGDVIVLAAGAWTAPLVASFGGRLPVEPRRGQMIALAHVPPVLTHCVHGDEVYLVPRPSGELLVGATVERVGFHRAVTAMGIAGLLNAAIELVPALAGLAINRTWYGFRPWAPDNLPILGPWPGLEGLWIATAHFRNGILLAPITAKVMTEWILTGRPSLSLNDFLPDRFIERREP; from the coding sequence GTGAAAGTCGTCGTCGTCGGTGGCGGCGTGATCGGCTGTGCCACGGCCTGGGAGCTGGCCAAGGCCGGGTGCGCGGTGGTGCTCCTGGAGCGGGCCACCCCGGGCGCGGAGGCCTCGGGCGCCGCCGCCGGACTGCTGGCGCCGCTCGGCGAGTCCTCGGCGACCGGCTTTCGCGAGCTCGCGGTGACAAGCTGGCGGCTCTATCCCGCCGTGGTCCACGAGCTCAGGGAGCGCACGGGCATCGACGTCGAGTACGTCACCCGCGGAACGATCTATCCCCTCGCTACCGTGCACGACGTGCGCGAGACCCAGAGCCGCGCGCAGGAGGCGCTCGGTCGCGAGTTCGGCATCGAGGCCTGGGACAGCGGCGAGGTGCACGCCCGGGAGCCGGCGCTGTCGGCCAAGGTGAGCGGCGCGATGTTCGTGCGCGGCGACCACTGGGTGAACAACCAGCGGCTCGTCGTCGCCTACGCCCAGGCCGCCGTGGCCGCCGGCGTCGCCCTGATCGCCGGCTGCGGCGTCTCCCGGCTCGTCGTCGAGGACGGTCACGCCCGGGCGGTCGTCGCCGATGGAGAGCGGTTCGACGGCGACGTGATCGTCCTCGCCGCCGGCGCCTGGACGGCGCCGCTGGTGGCCTCGTTCGGCGGGCGCCTCCCGGTGGAGCCCCGGCGCGGACAGATGATCGCGCTCGCCCACGTCCCGCCGGTGCTCACGCACTGCGTCCACGGCGACGAGGTCTATCTCGTCCCGCGGCCGTCGGGCGAGCTGCTGGTCGGGGCCACCGTCGAGCGCGTGGGTTTTCATCGGGCGGTGACGGCCATGGGGATCGCGGGACTCCTCAACGCGGCCATCGAGCTGGTGCCGGCGCTCGCCGGGCTGGCGATCAACCGGACGTGGTACGGGTTCCGGCCCTGGGCCCCGGACAATCTCCCCATCCTGGGCCCCTGGCCCGGTCTCGAGGGGCTCTGGATCGCGACGGCGCACTTCCGTAACGGCATCCTCCTGGCCCCCATCACGGCGAAGGTGATGACCGAGTGGATCCTCACGGGGCGCCCCTCGCTCTCACTCAACGACTTCCTCCCTGACCGGTTCATCGAGAGGCGCGAGCCATGA